DNA sequence from the Hoylesella buccalis ATCC 35310 genome:
TGGGTGAGACAACACTTCATACATTATTTAATAGAGCACAAACATTATCCCGCCACCTTGTTAGCTAATGAAATACAACTCAACATGGCCGGCAAGACACTGCGAGCCGACAGTGTTCTGTACGATTCGCACCTGCGTCCCAGGATGATCATAGAATATAAGGCTCCATCCATCCCCATTACACAAAAGGTGTTCGACCAAATATCCACCTATAATTTCCTGCTGCATGTCGACTATCTCATTGTCAGCAACGGCATTGATTCTTATTGCTGCAAAATGGATTATGAAAGTAAAAAATATTTATATTTAGACCATATTCCAGATTACGAAAATATTTAACAAAACAGAACCTTTTTACGCTCATAAAGCTGAAATTAACAAGGAAGGAAATTCCTATTAAACCATAAATCGAGTAGGAGGTAAACACTAATCATAGGTGTTTATCTCCTACTCGTTTACCGATTAAAGTTTACACGCATCAATTTTCCATACTTTGATTATCGCCCAAAAACAGCCAACACGCAGCCTAACCACCACGAATGCGCTTTTGGTTTTCTCCTCACTGAATGGCATTGCGGAGAAGTTGACCATACTTTCAGGGAACACAGAGAAACATCTGCCAAAGAGAGTACACCGCACGTCATCATGAGGGCAACGGTGTATGGCAGGAAAGCAATGCGTTTCGTGAAATCTTCAGCCACATTTGTACATCATCATTCCCACCTATTTTGTAAGAAAAACATACATGTAAAACGGTACATAAAAAATGATGAAATAGAAAAAATTGATAGGCACGGACTCACCTAACATACATCTTTAGAAGCGTCAAGGTCTGTTTTTTAATCTAAAAACACGACCTAAATGCGATAAAAGGCATCACTTGCGCTGTTATAACCATGCCATTGGTGAGCAAAGACTTACATATTGGAAGCCAAAGGCATACCTATTGGCATTCAAAAGCATTGTTATTGAGCAGCAATACAGGTGAAGGCGATGAGAAAGCGATGAGCAGATAGCGTATCAACCTCGTAATCAGCAACTTGCAAAAGTCGTTCATTTTGGTCATATTTGACGCCATGGCGTGAGTTGCTCACCTACAAACGAATTTTGAAGAGGTTGTTGTAAAGAAAATTTCGAATCTTTCCGAATTTTTATTTTGCAGGAGTTTAGCGATGAAATCACAGTTGTTTTCAAAAATTTTCCGTACATTTGCCAACATCAAACAATATTTGGAACACAATGAACAACAAGTATTTTGCTATGCGCACACATCACAACCACATCCATCAGTTAGCAGGCACGCACCTTCGCACGGTCATCAGCATCGCCGTGCTCATGCTCTGCATCAGTACCCATGCCACCAATGAGGCAGACAGCCGGCAGCGGCTTTTCACTACGCCGGAGAAGGATGCTATCCCCTATCGCATCCCCGCCATCACCACATGCAGCAACGGCGACATCATCGCTGCGTCAGACTACCGCTATTGCGGCTCTGACATTGGCTATGGAGCCGTGGACTTGGTCTATCGCATCAGCCGCGACAATGGCAAGACCTGGTCGGAAGAGAAGATATTGGCCGACGGACAAGGCAACGAAGCTGACATCAAGTGGGATTACGCTTTTGGCGACTGCGCCTTGGTGGCCGACAAAAACAGCAGCGAGGTGCTGGCTACTTGCGCGGCCGGCAAAACAGT
Encoded proteins:
- a CDS encoding type I restriction enzyme HsdR N-terminal domain-containing protein gives rise to the protein MYPLNLPHYQIKLGGTKDKPTIFDILRKRYVALTPEEWVRQHFIHYLIEHKHYPATLLANEIQLNMAGKTLRADSVLYDSHLRPRMIIEYKAPSIPITQKVFDQISTYNFLLHVDYLIVSNGIDSYCCKMDYESKKYLYLDHIPDYENI